A stretch of the Lactuca sativa cultivar Salinas chromosome 9, Lsat_Salinas_v11, whole genome shotgun sequence genome encodes the following:
- the LOC111901742 gene encoding probable pectinesterase/pectinesterase inhibitor 33, with product MVIVVVVVVVAVLTSACISLLGQVKLLAYLKKIDDLVRQESPFPLPLLTSFSSSFIASSSSLKSCYQDTLFVLAQRQFYKLCYVYGTIDFIFGNAAVVFQNCMILARKPLNGQANMITAQGRGDPFQNTGISIHNSRVMAAPDLKPLVGSVQTFLGRPWQEYSRTVYMKTFIDTHVNPQGWSPWGNTDFAFKTLYFGEYACFGPGATTQNRVEWPGYHDIKTQSEASQFTVENLISGRGWLRATGIPFIVGL from the exons ATGgtgattgtggtggtggtggtggtagtggcagTGTTGACTAGT GCATGTATTAGTCTATTAGGCCAAGTGAAGCTCTTGGCTTACCTTAAAAAG ATTGACGATTTGGTAAGGCAAGAATCTCCTTTTCCTCTCCCCTTGTTAACATCATTTTCTTCTTCATTcatagcttcttcttcttccttaaaatcT tgTTATCAAGACACTTTATTTGTCTTAGCTCAACGACAATTCTACAAGCTTTGCTATGTTTATGGCACAATCGATTTCATATTTGGTAATGCGGCAGTCGTGTTTCAAAACTGCATGATTTTAGCAAGAAAACCTTTGAATGGACAAGCAAATATGATAACAGCTCAAGGTCGTGGTGATCCATTCCAAAACACGGGAATATCAATTCATAATTCTCGTGTTATGGCAGCACCCGACTTGAAGCCTTTAGTAGGGTCTGTTCAAACATTCTTGGGCCGACCATGGCAAGAATATTCTAGGACTGTTTACATGAAAACATTCATCGATACACATGTTAATCCACAAGGATGGTCACCATGGGGGAATACTGATTTTGCATTTAAGACATTGTATTTTGGTGAATATGCGTGCTTTGGGCCCGGTGCAACTACACAAAATAGAGTCGAATGGCCTGGATATCATGACATAAAGACACAAAGTGAAGCTTCACAGTTTACCGTAGAAAATCTTATATCGGGTCGGGGTTGGTTGCGGGCTACCGGAATTCCATTTATTGTCGGGTTGTGA
- the LOC111901743 gene encoding pectinesterase 2: MGRIKLLLSILLSLLIVLLCLFFMITHVGKESHGGENDINWWCGTTPHPEHCKHSLGGNNSQPPQSRDDIRIVALEAALKLADHTRGFTRNLEKLCRSKRKKAVWKDCYKLVNNTIIQLNQTLIGLKDHKISDFDAQTWLSTALTNLQICFSGSGELNLTNFVAPIKTSNLTKMISNSLAINLYFLKQTQASEKVEDFPTWVTSKDRKLLQTGSIYSRANVTVSQAKGSKFRTIQSALDHAASIKRGDGRYIIYIKRGVYKENIEIGNDLKNIMFLGDGLRYTIITGDRSVAGGFTTYSSATVGVDGTGFIARGITFRNTAGPEKFQAVAFRSASDLSVFYACSFEGYQDTLFVLAQRQFYKLCYVYGTIDFIFGNAAVVFQNCMILARKPLNGQANMITAQGRGDPFQNTGISIHNSRVMAAPDLKPLVGSVQTFLGRPWQEYSRTVYMKTFIDTHVNPQGWSPWGNTDFAFKTLYFGEYACFGPGATTQNRVEWPGYHDIKTQSEASQFTVENLISGRGWLRATGIPFIVGL; the protein is encoded by the exons ATGGGTCGGATTAAGCTTTTACTGTCGATATTATTGTCCTTATTAATCGTGTTACTTTGTTTATTCTTCATGATAACACATGTGGGCAAGGAGTCGCATGGTGGTGAAAACGACATCAACTGGTGGTGTGGGACGACTCCTCACCCGGAGCATTGCAAGCATTCTCTCGGCGGCAACAACTCTCAACCGCCACAAAGTAGagatgatatccggatcgtagctTTGGAAGCTGCTTTGAAACTTGCCGATCATACTCGAGGTTTCACTAGGAATCTTGAGAAACTATGCCGGAGCAAACGGAAGAAAGCTGTCTGGAAAGATTGCTACAAGCTCGTAAACAACACCATTATCCAACTCAATCAAACCCTAATAGGTCTCAAAGACCATAAAATCTCCGATTTTGATGCTCAGACATGGCTCAGCACCGCCCTGACCAATCTCCAGATTTGTTTTTCTGGCTCCGGCGAACTGAATTTGACAAACTTTGTAGCTCCTATCAAAACCAGTAACTTGACGAAGATGATAAGCAATAGTTTGGCTATAAATCTGTACTTCCTGAAGCAAACACAGGCTTCTGAAAAAGTGGAGGACTTTCCGACATGGGTTACAAGTAAAGATCGGAAACTGCTGCAAACGGGGTCAATCTACTCTAGGGCGAATGTCACGGTGTCTCAGGCGAAAGGAAGCAAGTTCCGAACAATTCAATCGGCACTCGATCATGCAGCAAGTATTAAACGTGGAGATGGGAGATATATCATCTACATAAAACGAGGTGTTTATAAGGAGAATATTGAGATTGGAAATGATCTGAAAAACATCATGTTTCTTGGCGATGGTTTGAGGTACACCATAATTACCGGTGACCGGAGTGTCGCCGGAGGTTTCACAACTTATAGCTCGGCAACCGTAG GTGTGGATGGTACGGGATTTATTGCTCGTGGAATAACATTCCGGAATACCGCAGGCccagaaaagttccaagcagttGCATTCCGATCGGCATCGGATCTTTCTGTCTTCTATGCTTGTAGCTTTGAAGGTTATCAAGACACTTTATTTGTCTTAGCTCAACGACAATTCTACAAGCTTTGCTATGTTTATGGCACAATCGATTTCATATTTGGTAATGCGGCAGTCGTGTTTCAAAACTGCATGATTTTAGCAAGAAAACCTTTGAATGGACAAGCAAATATGATAACAGCTCAAGGTCGTGGTGATCCATTCCAAAACACGGGAATATCAATTCATAATTCTCGTGTTATGGCAGCACCCGACTTGAAGCCTTTAGTAGGGTCTGTTCAAACATTCTTGGGCCGACCATGGCAAGAATATTCTAGGACTGTTTACATGAAAACATTCATCGATACACATGTTAATCCACAAGGATGGTCACCATGGGGGAATACTGATTTTGCATTTAAGACATTGTATTTTGGTGAATATGCGTGCTTTGGGCCCGGTGCAACTACACAAAATAGAGTCGAATGGCCTGGATATCATGACATAAAGACACAAAGTGAAGCTTCACAGTTTACCGTAGAAAATCTTATATCGGGTCGGGGTTGGTTGCGGGCTACTGGAATTCCATTTATTGTCGGGTTGTGA